One genomic region from Lates calcarifer isolate ASB-BC8 unplaced genomic scaffold, TLL_Latcal_v3 scaffold_20_43, whole genome shotgun sequence encodes:
- the barhl1a gene encoding barH-like homeobox 1a, producing MEVSASRFHIDSLLSLRPPGALLSRAEPPELSPGSSSGCSAPPSPRREPVPRLDSPLLPGPLQPRSVSSSFLIRDILADCRPYSDPVQVYSDPGQVGLEADPFQSGPDEFYQDKSLSSSSSDTESRGRRTAEKNTASYSTCESLSLLKQTWSSLCQSIKSSGHDQTLRCSRTCRAFERSLTSQVMSFLPVHLSVQIGSSDPAAGRLKKPRKARTAFSDQQLSRLERSFQKQKYLSVQDRMELAASLQLSDTQVKTWYQNRRTKWKRQSAAGLELLAEAGSMFLPAHYLYPPAPPTLDLYLYRSHAHHHTAPPLLPRILTHTEPHPR from the exons ATGGAGGTTTCTGCCTCCAGGTTCCACATCGACTCCCTGCTCTCCCTCAGGCCGCCCGGCGCGCTCCTCTCCCGGGCGGAACCTCCGGAGCTCAGCCCGGGCAGCAGCAGCGGCTGCTCGGCGCCTCCCTCCCCGCGGAGAGAGCCCGTTCCCCGGCTGGATTCTCCTCTGCTGCCCGGTCCGCTCCAGCCCCGCTCCGTCAGCTCCTCCTTCCTGATCCGGGACATCTTAGCGGACTGTCGGCCTTACTCTGATCCGGTACAGGTCTACTCTGATCCGGGACAGGTTGGACTGGAAGCCGATCCGTTCCAGTCCGGACCGGATGAATTCTACCAGGATAAAAGTCTGAGCAGTTCCTCTTCTGATACCGAGTCCAGAGGTAGgaggacagcagagaaaaatacag CATCTTACAGCACCTGTGAAtctctttcacttttaaaacagACCTGGTCCTCACTCTGTCAGTCAATAAAATCCTCTGGTCATGATCAGACCTTGAGATGTTCCAGGACCTGCAGAGCGTTTGAACGCTCACTGACCAGTCAGGTGATGTCGTTTCTACCTGTCCATCTCTCAGTGCAGATCGGGAGCTCGGACCCGGCCGCCGGACGCCTGAAGAAACCTCGTAAAGCTCGGACGGCGTTCAGCGACCAGCAGCTGTCGAGGCTGGAGAGAAGTTTCCAGAAACAGAAGTACCTGAGCGTCCAGGACCGCATGGAACTGGCTgcttcactgcagctcagcGACACCCAGGTCAAGACCTGGTACCAGAACAGGAG gACCAAGTGGAAGCGTCAGTCGGCTGCTGGTCTGGAGTTACTGGCTGAAGCCGGCAGCATGTTCCTGCCCGCACACTATCTGTACCCTCCTGCCCCGCCCACCCTGGACCTATACCTGTACAGAAGCCACGCCCACCACCACACGGCCCCGCCCCTGCTTCCTCGCATCCTGACCCACACCGAACCACATCCTCGCTGA
- the ddx31 gene encoding probable ATP-dependent RNA helicase DDX31, producing MMSSADDQLCLNISSSFPSSPSSRRRRVSTQQRWDREKQRGAEKRRISSSSEETTHSFKLRRLQQEETPQKKETKEKETGRSSIKTSSLFKYNPDIPEIHRPVVSQVKEQIFTSDSFSDLNLHPHLVATLNKVLNVSTLTSVQKQTIPALLLGRDAVVRSQTGSGKTLSYAVPLVQSLQSVQPKVSRSDGPLAVVIVPTRELAQQTFQTFQKLLKPFTWIVPGVLMGGEKRKAEKARLRKGINILVSTPGRLVDHIKNTLSIAFSAVRWLILDEADRTLDLGFEKDLTVILNSLNSTGPNRQNVLLSATMTHGVTRLADVCLQDPVSIHVSGPTSSDFTAAAAATSNPGPAGQSESFAVPEALKQFVVVVPSKIRLVCLAAFILDKCQFSQNNKLIVFVSSCEAVEFLHSLFISVLSRSSANRRPPLSFLRLHGNMKQEERSEVFQQFSVCECGVLLCTDVAARGLDLPHITWIVQYTPPTAAAEYVHRVGRTARIGGRGSSLLFLTPAETTFITELANHNISLSEMKLLDILSTLMMDDAYKGRGKYHSKSSSKALEQEIRERATVLQTEFENFVHSDPESVQAAKKALQSFLRAYTTYPAHLKHIFHIRSLHLGHTAKSFGLRDAPQGLSSAAGPKHRTKSQNRNQARSPVKTQNKRSSSSQAAGRARTGEKRFGHGRREVSLLRSEFSSGLEGGGAKKKKKKKTTTSGQSGEEE from the exons atgatgtcatcagcaGACGACCAGCTGTGTCTGAACATCAGCAGTAGTTTTCCCTCGTCTCCGTCTTCCAGGAGGAGACGTGTGAGCACTCAGCAGAGATGGGACAGA GAGAAGCAGCGGggagcagagaagaggaggatcagctcctcctcagagGAGACGACACACTCCTTCAAACTGaggaggctgcagcaggaggagacaccacagaagaaggagacgaaggagaaggagacaggaaggagcagCATCAAGACCTCCTCTCTGTTCAAATACAACCCAGATATACCTGAGATTCACAG aCCTGTTGTTTCTCAGGTGAAGGAGCAGATTTTCACCTCTGATTCGTTCTCAGACCTGAACCTTCACCCACAcctg GTGGCGACACTGAACAAAGTCCTGAATGTTTCCACCCTGACCAG tgttcagaaaCAGACCATCCCGGCTCTTCTCTTGGGACGAGACGCCGTCGTTCGATCTCAGACCGGATCAG gtaagACCCTGTCCTACGCCGTCCCCCTGGTCCAGAGTCTTCAGTCGGTTCAGCCGAAGGTCAGCAGGTCAGACGGTCCTCTGGCTGTCGTCATCGTCCCCACCAGAGAG CTCGCCCAGCAGACCTTCCAGACCTTCCAGAAACTTCTCAAG ccgtTCACCTGGATCGTCCCAGGTGTTCTgatgggaggagagaagaggaaagcagagaagGCCAG ACTCCGTAAAGGAATCAACATCCTTGTTTCGACTCCCGGACGTCTGGTGGATCATATCAAAAACACCCTGAGCATCGCCTTCAGCGCCGTTCGCTGGCTGATTCTGGACGAGGCTGATCG GACGTTGGACCTTGGTTTCGAGAAGGATCTGACCGTCATATTAAACAGTCTGAACTCTACAGGACCGAACAGACAGAACGTCCTGCTGTCGGCTACAATGACACACG GTGTCACTCGTCTGGCCGATGTTTGTCTCCAAGACCCCGTCAGTATCCACGTGTCCGGCCCCACCTCCTCTGACTTCACTGCCGCCGCCGCTGCGACCTCTAACCCTGGCCCAGCCGGCCAATCGGAGAGCTTTGCTGTACCAGAGGCCTTGAAGCAGTTTGTGGTGGTGGTTCCCAGTAAGATCAGACTGGTCTGTCTGGCTGCTTTCATCCTGGACAAATGTCAG ttttctcAGAACAACAAACTCATCGTCTTCGTATCGAGCTGTGAGGCCGTTGAGttcctccactctctcttcatctccgTCCTCTCCAGGTCCTCAGCCAATCGCAGGCCTCCACTCAGCTTCCTGcgtctccatggcaacatgAAGCAGGAG gAGCGCTCTGAGGTTTTCCAGCAGttctcagtgtgtgagtgtggagtCCTGCTGTGTACG gacgTGGCAGCCAGAGGTCTGGACCTTCCTCACATCACCTGGATCGTTCAG TACACTCCACCGACGGCGGCGGCAGAGTACGTTCACCGTGTCGGACGGACAGCTCGTattggaggaagaggaagcagcctcctcttcctcaccccTGCAGAGACCACCTTCATCACCGAGCTGGCCAATCACAACATCAG CCTATCAGAGATGAAGCTGCTGGACATCCTGTCTACTCTGATGATGGACGACGCCTATAAGGGGAGGGGCAAATACCACAGCAAG AGTTCGTCCAAAGCTCTGGAGCAGGAGATCAGAGAGCGAGCAACCGTTCTGCAGACGGAGTTCGAGAACTTTGTTCACTCTGATCCTGAGTCGGTGCAGGCGGCCAAGAAAG CACTGCAGTCCTTCCTGCGGGCGTACACCACCTACCCTGCCCACCTCAAACACATCTTCCACATCCGCTCGCTCCACCTGGGACACACTGCCAAGAGCTTCGGCCTCAGAGACGCCCCGCAGGGTCTGAGCTCTGCCGCCGGACCCAAACACCGAACCAAGAGCCAGAACAGGAACCAGGCCAGGAGTCCGGTCAAGACCCAGAACAAGAGGTCGAGCAGCAGCCAGGCTGCAGGACGGGCCAGAACTGGAGAAAAGAG GTTTGGTCACGGTCGGAGGGAGGTCAGTCTGCTCCGCTCTGAGTTCTCCAGCGGGTTGGAGGGAGGAGGcgccaagaagaagaagaagaagaagacgacaACATCTGGTCagtcaggagaggaggagtga